From Amphiprion ocellaris isolate individual 3 ecotype Okinawa chromosome 2, ASM2253959v1, whole genome shotgun sequence, a single genomic window includes:
- the elovl1b gene encoding elongation of very long chain fatty acids protein 1b: MLQEIQEFGSHAMDIYDFLLAGIDPRLKSYPLMQSPVPMTAILLSYLFFVLYLGPRIMANRKPFQLKEAMIVYNFLLVALSIFIVYEFMMSGWVTTYTWRCDAVDTSNSPQALRMVRVAWLFWFSKIIELMDTIFFVLRKRHGQITFLHIFHHSFMPWTWWWGVSYAPGGMGSFHAMVNSSVHVIMYFYYGLAAAGPRFQKFLWWKKYMTAIQLTQFVLVSLHATQYYFMDSCDYQFPMIIHLIWMYGTFFFVLFSNFWIQAYVKGKRLPKQDIKHCQNGKAVYTNGKHHENSTSNGVGHATANGTSNGSAHHENGSTHMGKMKKA; this comes from the exons ATGCTTCAGGAGATACAGGAGTTTGGCTCACACGCCATGGATATCTATGACTTCCTCTTGGCAGGAATCG ATCCACGGCTGAAGAGTTATCCCCTCATGCAGAGTCCTGTTCCCATGACGGCAATATTGCTGTCCTACCTTTTCTTTGTACTGTACCTGGGACCTCGTATTATGGCCAATCGCAAGCCCTTCCAGCTCAAGGAAGCCATGATAGTCTACAACTTTCTGCTAGTGGCACTGTCGATATTCATTGTGTATGAG TTTATGATGTCTGGATGGGTCACAACGTATACCTGGAGATGTGACGCAGTCGATACCTCGAACAGTCCTCAAGCCCTACGA ATGGTCCGAGTGGCTTGGCTCTTCTGGTTCTCCAAGATTATCGAGCTGATGGACACA ATCTTCTTTGTGTTGAGGAAAAGGCATGGTCAGATTACATTCCTACATATCTTCCACCACTCATTCATGCCCTGGACCTGGTGGTGGGGAGTCAGTTATGCTCCCG gTGGAATGGGATCTTTCCATGCCATGGTGAATTCCTCTGTCCACGTCATCATGTATTTCTACTACGGCCTTGCTGCTGCCGGACCAAGGTTCCAGAAGTTTTTGTGGTGGAAGAAATACATGACTGCCATTCAGCTG ACCCAGTTTGTATTGGTATCTCTCCACGCCACCCAGTATTACTTCATGGACAGCTGTGACTACCAGTTCCCCATGATCATCCACCTTATCTGGATGTACGGAACCTTCTTCTTCGTGCTcttctccaacttctggatccaGGCTTACGTGAAGGGTAAGCGGTTGCCCAAGCAGGACATTAAGCACTGCCAGAACGGCAAAGCTGTATACACGAATGGCAAACATCATGAGAACAGCACCAGCAATGGTGTCGGCCACGCAACCGCCAATGGCACCAGCAACGGTTCTGCCCACCATGAGAATGGCAGCACTCACATGGGGAAGATGAAGAAGGCCTAG